One region of Brassica napus cultivar Da-Ae chromosome A10, Da-Ae, whole genome shotgun sequence genomic DNA includes:
- the LOC106370739 gene encoding putative homeobox-leucine zipper protein ATHB-51 codes for MEWTTTRNLENVRVAFMPPPWPESSSFNSLHSSNYDPYSGNSCTPTDAQIGPVISVPESEKIINAYQFPSYDNEMIKKKRLTSGQLASLERSFQEEIKLDSDRKLKLSRELGLQPRQIAVWFQNRRARWKAKQLEQLYDSLRQEYEVVSREKQMLHEEVKKLRALLRDQGLIKKQISGGEDMTEIPSVVIAHPRAENLNNNQINGENQIYVVDQYNNPMLITSSCWPPFP; via the exons ATGGAATGGACAACGACAAGAAACTTAGAAAACGTGAGAGTTGCTTTTATGCCACCGCCATGGCCGGAGTCAAGCTCATTTAACTCGCTCCATAGCTCCAACTATGATCCTTATTCAG GAAATTCATGCACACCGACAGATGCGCAAATCGGACCGGTTATCTCTGTACCGGAATCAGAAAAGATAATCAATGCGTACCAATTTCCAAGCTACGACAACGAGATGATAAAGAAGAAGAGACTAACGAGTGGACAATTAGCTTCACTTGAACGGAGCTTTCAAGAAGAGATCAAACTAGATTCAGACAGGAAGCTGAAGCTGTCGAGAGAGCTTGGTTTGCAGCCACGTCAGATCGCGGTTTGGTTCCAGAACCGCCGTGCACGGTGGAAGGCGAAGCAGCTTGAGCAGCTATACGATTCGCTCAGGCAAGAGTACGAAGTTGTTTCTAGAGAGAAGCAGATGCTGCACGAGGAG GTGAAGAAGCTAAGAGCTCTACTAAGAGACCAGGGATTGATCAAGAAACAGATCTCCGGTGGTGAAGACATGACGGAGATTCCATCGGTGGTGATAGCTCATCCAAGAGCAGAAAATTTAAACAACAATCAAATCAATGGAGAAAATCAAATTTACGTTGTTGATCAGTACAACAACCCGATGCTCATCACTTCCTCTTGCTGGCCCCCTTTCCCGTAA